Part of the Pseudomonadota bacterium genome is shown below.
CTCATTGCCAACCGGATAGGGAGTGGGTTCAGGTGTGTCAATATCGAGGAACTTCTGATGGTTTTTCCACAATGAGGGGCAATCATAAGCCGGTGGTGACCAATCATAATTAAATTCTTTAATGGACAACTCCCGGTCGCTGTTTTTTCCCTTAAATACAAACTTCAAAGAACTTCTTGGATAGGAGTATTCGGGATTTTCAGGTCTAAAATTTGTTTCTGTCAATCCTAAATCATCGGGCAGAACATCAGGAAAATAGACAACAAAATTGGCAGCTTCCATGTCAGAAGACCAGATTTTGCTGGAGTTTAAATTTGTTAGGTAGTTCATGGCTATAATTTCCGTACTTCCAACACTCAATTTATTTCACTCCTGCAAGCACGTCCACTTGCCACCAAGAGGGTGCCTTCTGCTGATAACTGTGTTGTTTACCTGGTACAATTAGGTTGGGATTGTTGAGTGAAGCAATTGTAATGCAAATATTTGCGTACCCATCATTGATTGTACCCAATAGCCCACCACAATTTTGGCAGAAACAACGCTGCGTTTTTTCAGAAGATGTGTAGAGGGCAAGTTGATTTTCAAGATTCCATCGAAACGTTTCCAGCGGGAATTCCACCCAAGCGACAGTTGGGGCTCCTGATGATTTTTGACACATGCGGCATGAGCACAAATGTGGATTATGCGGTTCACCCTCAGCTATAAACGTTGTTGCACCACACAAGCATCCACCATCAAATTTAGACATTTTTACAACCTATATTTCTCATACACACTCATACCTTCTTTACCATACCCTGACACAAAAGGTGAACACGGTATAACGGTCAGTGAGAGTGGCAGTTGATGCCATACCAATTTTCCCTTAAGTTAGTGCCATTGATGTTTACCGGATCAAGTAAAAACTTGGTAATTGCTCAACCGGGGGTTCAAGAAATCCAGGATCTATGCGGGTTTGATCGCTTTGCTTGGCTGATGGAAAATTTTCATCCGCATAAAATAAGGGGGTTCCAGACCCCGGTTGAGCAATTACGTTTTTTCCATATCAATGTCCTCCTACGAACGTATTCATTATTTTATATAACAAAGTAGTTTGCCATATCGTCTGACACGATCATAGGGAACTCGAAGTGCTCATTTACCCAAGTAAACTGCAAGCTGGTAGCTATCATTAAACTAGAGGTTTTGATTTCACGAGAGTATATCCTAAGAAATAGATCCTGAATCGCAAGCATCTGCAATTCAATATTCGCCCCAAGTGACTGCATCTTGTTTCCGTAACTCAAAGATTTGGA
Proteins encoded:
- a CDS encoding GFA family protein, which produces MSKFDGGCLCGATTFIAEGEPHNPHLCSCRMCQKSSGAPTVAWVEFPLETFRWNLENQLALYTSSEKTQRCFCQNCGGLLGTINDGYANICITIASLNNPNLIVPGKQHSYQQKAPSWWQVDVLAGVK